From a single Rodentibacter sp. JRC1 genomic region:
- the rlmD gene encoding 23S rRNA (uracil(1939)-C(5))-methyltransferase RlmD, whose amino-acid sequence MALLYIQQKKTKNPQNIIAEIRELDYQGLGVAKINGKTWFIENALPQEKVEGIVIEDKRQYGRAVAKKWFNKSKERVKPPCAYYVHCGGCQGQHIPIQMQREAKQTALFKRLSKLQAEPITFLPMICGESWGYRRRVRLSLGFNLKTKCLEMGFRRKNTKDLISVQSCEVIEPRLNNLLPKLTALLQACSTPKQLGHIELVAADNGVAMLLRYKGNLTETDRTLLLNFAEREHLMLFFQSDIGIERVYGEAPYYQFVDGIKLHFDIRDFIQVNRTLNEKMVETALDWLNLQPTDRVLDLFCGMGNFTLPLAKQVKSAVGIEGVFDMVRKAEQNAKRNRISNIEFFQTDLDQPFVDQIWAKQSFNKILLDPPRSGAAFALNALCELKAEKILYVSCNPATLVRDAEILSSFGYHIEKSAVIDMFPHTGHLESITLFSTK is encoded by the coding sequence ATGGCACTTCTTTATATTCAGCAGAAAAAAACAAAAAATCCGCAAAATATCATTGCCGAAATCCGTGAATTGGATTATCAAGGCTTAGGCGTGGCGAAAATTAATGGCAAGACTTGGTTTATCGAAAATGCGTTACCGCAAGAAAAAGTGGAAGGTATTGTCATTGAGGATAAACGTCAATATGGCAGGGCAGTTGCCAAAAAGTGGTTCAACAAAAGCAAAGAACGGGTTAAGCCGCCTTGTGCTTATTATGTTCACTGTGGTGGTTGTCAAGGACAGCATATCCCGATACAAATGCAACGGGAAGCCAAACAAACCGCTTTGTTTAAACGTTTAAGCAAACTTCAAGCAGAACCGATAACATTCCTGCCGATGATCTGCGGTGAATCTTGGGGATATCGCCGCCGTGTGCGTTTGAGCTTAGGATTTAATTTGAAAACCAAATGTCTTGAAATGGGCTTTCGGAGGAAAAATACGAAGGATCTTATTTCCGTACAATCTTGTGAAGTGATAGAACCCCGTCTCAATAATTTATTGCCGAAATTGACCGCACTTTTACAGGCCTGTTCCACTCCAAAACAACTTGGACATATTGAATTGGTTGCAGCGGATAATGGTGTGGCAATGTTATTGCGTTATAAAGGAAATCTTACCGAAACTGACCGCACTTTACTGCTCAATTTTGCCGAACGGGAGCATTTAATGCTCTTTTTTCAAAGTGATATAGGGATTGAACGGGTTTATGGTGAAGCACCTTATTATCAATTTGTCGATGGCATCAAGTTGCATTTTGATATTCGCGATTTTATTCAAGTTAATCGCACACTTAACGAAAAAATGGTGGAAACTGCCTTAGATTGGTTGAATTTACAACCTACGGATCGTGTGCTGGATTTATTCTGCGGTATGGGAAATTTCACATTACCGCTCGCTAAACAGGTGAAAAGTGCGGTCGGAATTGAAGGCGTTTTTGATATGGTGCGAAAAGCGGAGCAAAATGCCAAACGAAATCGGATCAGTAATATTGAATTTTTCCAAACGGATCTTGACCAACCCTTTGTCGATCAAATTTGGGCAAAGCAATCTTTCAACAAAATTTTGCTTGATCCGCCGCGTAGTGGCGCTGCTTTTGCTTTGAATGCGTTGTGTGAATTGAAGGCGGAAAAGATTTTGTATGTTTCTTGTAATCCGGCAACCTTAGTGCGGGATGCGGAAATTTTAAGCAGTTTCGGATATCACATTGAAAAAAGTGCGGTGATCGATATGTTTCCTCATACGGGGCATTTGGAGTCAATAACGTTATTTTCTACAAAATAA
- the relA gene encoding GTP diphosphokinase — protein sequence MVAVRGSHLLNPQDFVIEQWCAGLKLAEQTEKTLIEAWYYAHKHINAHPDVMENATLTLQSGVEMVEILHELNMDAESLITAMLFPIVANHLVDWENLKEEFGSKITKLLKGVEEMDNIRQLNASHSANALQVDNVRRMLLAMVDDFRCVIIKLAERITFLRDAENRCSSEEDKVLAAKECSNIYAPLANRLGIGQLKWELEDYCFRYLHPEQYRAIAKLLRERRLDRERYIADFVAELSGYLRESIDHVEVYGRPKHIYSIWRKMQKKHLEFSGLYDVRAVRIIVQKLQDCYTALGIVHTHFKHLPKEFDDYVANPKPNGYQSIHTVVLGKGGKPIEVQIRTQQMHDDAELGVAAHWKYKEGNTGSLSAYEEKIAWLRKLLAWQDDITDSGEVMAELRSQVFDDRVYVFTPKGEVVDLPTGSTPLDFAYAIHSEIGHRCIGAKVAGRIVPFTYQLQMGDQIEIITQKNPNPSRDWLNPNLGFTHTAKSRAKIQAWFKKQDRDKNVPAGKDLLDNELARLNLSLKQVEQHALPRYNLKNIEDLYAGIGSGDIRLNQLINFLQNKLIKVTAEEADQEILRHVANKSANNAQQKVTTKNGYVIVEGVGNLMHHMARCCQPIPGDAIVGYITMGRGISIHRSDCEQFLDLQAAHPERVVESIWGENYANGFRINIRVVASDRNGLLRDITTVLANEKISVLGVASRTDTKKQLATIDMEIELHNVESLSKILARLAKLNDVIEAKRL from the coding sequence ATGGTTGCTGTTCGTGGTTCTCATTTGTTAAATCCGCAAGATTTTGTAATTGAGCAATGGTGTGCAGGATTAAAATTGGCGGAGCAGACGGAAAAAACGCTGATTGAAGCTTGGTATTACGCACACAAACATATTAATGCCCACCCTGATGTGATGGAAAATGCAACCTTGACACTCCAATCCGGCGTGGAAATGGTGGAAATTCTGCACGAATTGAATATGGATGCGGAAAGTTTGATTACCGCCATGCTTTTCCCGATTGTGGCGAATCACTTGGTGGATTGGGAAAATCTAAAAGAGGAATTCGGCAGCAAAATCACTAAATTGCTCAAAGGGGTGGAGGAAATGGATAACATTCGCCAACTCAATGCCAGCCATTCTGCCAATGCACTACAAGTGGATAATGTGCGCCGTATGTTGCTTGCGATGGTGGATGATTTCCGTTGCGTGATCATTAAACTTGCCGAACGTATTACTTTTCTCCGCGATGCGGAAAATCGTTGTTCTTCAGAAGAAGATAAAGTTCTTGCCGCCAAAGAATGTTCCAATATTTATGCACCGCTTGCCAATCGTTTAGGGATTGGTCAGCTTAAATGGGAACTGGAAGATTACTGTTTCCGTTATTTACATCCCGAACAATACCGTGCGATTGCGAAATTGTTACGAGAACGCCGCCTTGATCGCGAACGCTATATTGCGGATTTTGTGGCGGAATTAAGCGGTTATTTACGTGAAAGTATTGATCACGTAGAAGTGTATGGTCGTCCGAAACATATTTACAGCATTTGGCGAAAAATGCAGAAAAAGCATTTGGAGTTTAGCGGCTTATATGATGTAAGAGCGGTCAGAATTATCGTACAAAAATTACAAGATTGTTATACCGCACTTGGCATTGTTCACACCCATTTCAAGCATCTTCCAAAAGAATTTGATGATTATGTCGCCAACCCGAAACCGAACGGTTATCAATCTATTCATACCGTTGTGTTGGGAAAAGGCGGAAAACCGATTGAAGTACAGATTCGTACCCAACAAATGCATGATGATGCCGAATTAGGTGTTGCCGCTCATTGGAAATACAAAGAAGGTAACACGGGAAGCCTTTCTGCCTATGAAGAAAAGATAGCGTGGTTGCGTAAATTATTAGCCTGGCAAGATGATATTACGGATTCCGGTGAGGTGATGGCGGAATTACGCAGCCAAGTGTTTGATGATCGCGTCTATGTGTTTACCCCGAAAGGTGAGGTGGTGGATTTACCGACAGGCTCTACACCGCTTGATTTTGCCTATGCGATTCATAGTGAAATCGGTCATCGCTGCATTGGGGCGAAAGTAGCGGGGCGTATTGTGCCGTTTACTTATCAATTACAAATGGGTGATCAAATTGAGATTATTACCCAAAAAAATCCAAATCCAAGCCGAGACTGGCTCAATCCGAATTTAGGTTTTACCCATACGGCAAAATCCCGAGCCAAAATTCAGGCGTGGTTTAAAAAGCAAGATCGCGATAAAAATGTACCGGCAGGTAAAGACTTGTTGGATAACGAATTAGCCCGCTTAAATCTTAGCTTAAAACAAGTTGAGCAGCATGCCCTGCCTCGCTATAACTTAAAAAATATAGAAGATCTCTATGCCGGGATTGGAAGTGGGGATATTCGTCTTAATCAGCTTATCAATTTTTTACAAAATAAATTGATTAAAGTGACGGCGGAGGAAGCCGATCAAGAAATCTTACGCCACGTAGCAAATAAAAGTGCGAACAATGCGCAGCAAAAAGTAACAACAAAGAACGGTTATGTGATTGTTGAAGGAGTGGGCAATTTAATGCATCATATGGCGCGTTGTTGCCAGCCGATTCCGGGTGATGCTATTGTGGGGTATATCACGATGGGGCGGGGTATTTCCATTCATCGCAGTGATTGTGAGCAATTTTTAGACTTGCAAGCCGCCCATCCGGAACGCGTAGTAGAATCCATTTGGGGAGAAAATTATGCCAACGGTTTTCGCATTAATATCCGTGTGGTCGCAAGTGATCGCAACGGTTTGTTGCGTGATATTACAACGGTTCTGGCGAATGAAAAAATCAGCGTATTAGGAGTAGCAAGTCGCACCGATACGAAAAAACAACTGGCAACTATTGATATGGAAATTGAACTCCATAATGTGGAAAGTTTAAGTAAAATCTTGGCGAGATTGGCGAAATTAAATGACGTAATTGAAGCCAAGCGTTTATAA
- a CDS encoding diacylglycerol kinase produces the protein MYKTTGLTHLINSTKYSIQGLKSAFKNETAFRHECFLACILIPLAFWLGDTKLEIALMISSVLLVMVVELLNSAVEAVVDRIGTERHELSGRAKDQGSAAVFVALCIVGIVWGSILFF, from the coding sequence ATGTATAAAACCACGGGACTAACCCATTTAATCAACTCGACAAAATATTCCATACAAGGCTTAAAAAGTGCGTTCAAAAACGAAACGGCTTTTCGTCATGAATGTTTCTTAGCCTGTATTTTAATTCCATTGGCTTTTTGGCTTGGTGATACTAAACTCGAAATCGCTTTAATGATTTCTTCAGTTTTACTTGTTATGGTTGTGGAACTATTAAATAGTGCCGTTGAGGCGGTTGTCGATCGTATCGGCACTGAACGCCACGAGCTTTCGGGGCGTGCAAAAGATCAGGGTTCCGCAGCGGTTTTTGTTGCCCTTTGCATTGTCGGCATTGTATGGGGAAGCATTTTATTTTTCTAA
- a CDS encoding DeoR/GlpR family DNA-binding transcription regulator, with the protein MIPAERQKLLLNLINQKGIVSIAQLVDSLNVSHMTIRRDIQKLEERGKVISVSGGVTMQEHLSFEPTHQDKSLLFHTQKEQIGEVAVQSIPTNTTVYLDAGTTTLEIAYRLIERDDLLVITNDFSIAHFLMTNGQCELIHIGGTVNKLNHSSVGELAGQFLRQLSIDIAFVSTSSWTLKGLTTPDETKLPVKKALLDSSNQRILVSDSSKYGKVATFHICPLTRFDRIICDKNLVESAQNAIKELNIELITA; encoded by the coding sequence ATGATTCCTGCAGAACGACAAAAACTACTACTTAATTTAATTAATCAGAAAGGTATTGTGAGCATTGCACAATTAGTTGATTCACTGAATGTTTCTCATATGACGATTCGTCGTGATATTCAAAAATTGGAAGAGAGGGGAAAAGTGATTTCCGTATCCGGTGGCGTAACAATGCAGGAACACCTTTCTTTTGAGCCGACCCACCAAGATAAATCCTTACTTTTTCACACACAAAAAGAGCAAATCGGTGAAGTAGCAGTTCAATCAATTCCAACCAATACAACGGTTTACCTTGATGCAGGAACAACAACACTAGAGATCGCTTACCGCTTAATTGAACGAGATGATTTATTAGTGATAACGAACGATTTTTCCATCGCTCATTTTTTAATGACAAACGGGCAGTGCGAATTAATTCATATCGGCGGAACGGTAAATAAATTGAATCATTCTTCCGTTGGGGAACTTGCCGGACAGTTTTTACGCCAACTTTCTATTGATATCGCCTTTGTTTCTACCTCATCGTGGACATTGAAAGGCTTAACCACACCGGATGAAACAAAACTACCGGTGAAAAAAGCCCTTTTGGATTCAAGCAACCAACGCATTTTAGTCTCCGATTCTTCAAAATACGGCAAAGTCGCAACATTCCATATTTGCCCGCTGACACGGTTTGATCGCATCATTTGCGATAAGAACCTCGTTGAATCCGCACAAAATGCGATTAAAGAGCTGAATATTGAGCTCATCACGGCATAA
- the ltnD gene encoding L-threonate dehydrogenase translates to MTNKSYSVAVIGLGAMGMGAAQSCVKAGLTTYGVDLNTKALEKLKADGAYAVGQSAVDFADKLDAVVLLVVNAAQVNSVLFGENGLAEKLNKGTAVMVSSTISAQDAKEISQKLTDLDLLMLDAPVSGGAAKAALGEMTVMASGPIRAFEKLQPVLNAVAGKIYNIGEEIGLGATVKIIHQLLAGVHIAAGAEAMALAAKAGIPLDLMYDVVTNAAGNSWMFENRMKHVVEGDYSPLSMVDIFVKDLGLVNDTAKSLHFPLHLASTAYSMFTEASNAGYGKEDDSAVIKIFSGIELPKKGA, encoded by the coding sequence ATGACGAACAAATCATATTCTGTCGCTGTCATCGGTTTAGGCGCAATGGGAATGGGCGCGGCACAATCTTGTGTAAAAGCGGGTTTAACCACTTATGGCGTGGATCTTAATACCAAAGCACTTGAAAAATTAAAAGCGGATGGCGCTTATGCCGTTGGGCAAAGTGCGGTCGATTTTGCCGATAAATTAGATGCTGTCGTATTGCTTGTCGTTAATGCAGCACAGGTCAATTCAGTGCTGTTTGGTGAAAACGGCTTGGCGGAAAAGTTAAATAAAGGCACTGCCGTCATGGTTTCTTCTACCATTTCAGCACAGGATGCAAAAGAAATTTCACAGAAATTAACAGATTTAGATTTGCTTATGTTAGATGCGCCGGTATCCGGTGGGGCGGCAAAAGCAGCTCTTGGTGAAATGACGGTAATGGCATCAGGCCCTATCCGAGCATTTGAAAAATTACAACCTGTCTTAAATGCCGTTGCCGGTAAGATTTACAACATTGGTGAAGAAATTGGTTTAGGCGCAACGGTAAAAATTATTCATCAATTACTTGCGGGCGTGCATATTGCAGCCGGTGCAGAGGCGATGGCACTCGCGGCGAAAGCAGGTATTCCGCTTGATTTAATGTATGACGTGGTGACAAACGCCGCCGGCAATTCTTGGATGTTTGAAAATCGTATGAAACACGTGGTGGAGGGGGATTACTCGCCTCTCTCAATGGTAGATATTTTTGTGAAAGATTTAGGACTTGTGAATGATACGGCGAAATCTTTGCATTTTCCTCTTCATCTTGCCAGTACCGCCTATTCTATGTTCACTGAGGCGAGCAATGCAGGTTATGGCAAAGAAGATGACAGTGCGGTGATTAAAATTTTCAGCGGTATCGAATTGCCGAAAAAAGGAGCGTAA
- the otnK gene encoding 3-oxo-tetronate kinase, with amino-acid sequence MLGVIADDFTGASDIASFLVENGLHTVQMNGVPNAPLTEKVDAIVISLKSRSNPANEAIEQSLNALKWLQKSGCSQFYFKYCSTFDSTSKGNIGPVTDALLDTLNDDFTVITPALPVNGRTIFNGYLFVGDVLLNESGMRDHPITPMKDANLMRLMDAQAKGKTGLVSYTDVILGAEHVRSCFAKLKQNGFRYAVVDAVDNSQLAVLAEAVRDLKLVTGGSGLGAYMAARLSGGKKATDAFVPKKGRSVILSGSCSVMTNKQVAFYKEKATAIYLDVERAIADPNYAKTLLEQVLPHLDEAFAPMVYATVPPDELKRIQCKFGGDKASLAIEQTFAKLAQLLKDNGRVENFITAGGETSSIVVQQLGFTGFQIGKQIAPGVPWLKVLGESTALALKSGNFGKESFFTDAQGMML; translated from the coding sequence ATGTTGGGCGTAATTGCAGATGATTTTACCGGTGCAAGCGATATTGCGAGCTTTTTAGTCGAAAACGGTTTACATACGGTGCAAATGAACGGTGTACCGAATGCACCGTTAACAGAAAAAGTCGATGCCATTGTGATCAGTTTGAAGTCTCGCTCTAATCCGGCGAATGAAGCCATTGAGCAATCATTGAATGCCCTTAAATGGTTGCAAAAGAGCGGTTGTTCTCAGTTCTATTTTAAATATTGTTCAACCTTTGATAGCACCTCAAAAGGCAATATTGGACCGGTAACGGATGCCTTATTAGATACTCTTAACGATGATTTTACCGTGATCACACCGGCGTTGCCGGTTAATGGCAGAACAATCTTCAACGGTTATTTATTTGTGGGTGATGTTTTGCTTAACGAATCCGGAATGCGTGATCATCCTATTACGCCGATGAAAGATGCAAACCTGATGCGCTTAATGGATGCGCAAGCCAAAGGCAAAACGGGATTGGTAAGTTATACCGATGTGATTTTAGGAGCGGAGCATGTGAGATCTTGTTTTGCTAAATTGAAACAAAATGGTTTCCGTTATGCGGTAGTCGATGCGGTGGATAACAGCCAACTTGCCGTACTTGCCGAAGCGGTACGTGATTTGAAATTAGTGACGGGCGGCTCCGGTTTAGGCGCGTATATGGCAGCAAGGTTAAGTGGAGGCAAAAAAGCAACGGATGCTTTTGTACCGAAAAAAGGCAGAAGTGTGATCCTTTCCGGTTCTTGTTCGGTGATGACAAATAAACAAGTTGCGTTTTACAAAGAGAAAGCGACTGCGATTTATTTGGATGTGGAACGCGCGATAGCAGATCCGAATTATGCGAAAACATTGCTTGAGCAAGTTTTACCGCATCTTGATGAAGCTTTTGCACCTATGGTTTATGCTACCGTGCCACCTGATGAGCTTAAACGAATTCAATGTAAATTCGGGGGAGACAAAGCAAGCCTTGCGATTGAACAAACCTTTGCAAAATTGGCGCAGTTATTGAAAGACAATGGTCGTGTAGAAAACTTTATTACTGCAGGCGGTGAAACCTCCAGCATTGTTGTTCAGCAACTTGGTTTTACAGGCTTTCAAATCGGTAAACAAATCGCACCGGGTGTGCCTTGGTTAAAAGTATTAGGAGAATCGACCGCACTTGCTTTGAAATCGGGCAATTTCGGCAAAGAAAGTTTTTTCACCGATGCACAAGGAATGATGTTATGA
- a CDS encoding aldolase, which produces MTEAELKTLMVKLGRSFYERGYTVGGAGNLSVRLGENRVLVTPTGSSLGRLQAERLSVLDMEGNVLEGDKPSKEFVFHLAMYRKNPECQAIVHLHSTYLTALSCLENLDPQNAIKAFTPYYVMRVGALQVIPYYRPGSPSIAEELEARALSGKAFLLANHGVVVTGKDLLDAADNAEELEETAKLFFLLQGKPIRYLTDDEVNELKNRGK; this is translated from the coding sequence ATGACAGAGGCAGAATTAAAAACATTAATGGTAAAGCTAGGGCGTTCTTTTTATGAGCGTGGTTACACTGTCGGTGGCGCAGGAAATCTTTCCGTACGGCTGGGTGAAAATCGGGTTTTAGTGACGCCTACAGGCAGTTCGCTAGGGCGATTGCAAGCAGAGCGACTTTCTGTGTTAGATATGGAAGGAAATGTTTTGGAGGGGGATAAACCCTCAAAAGAATTTGTGTTCCATTTGGCAATGTATCGCAAAAATCCGGAATGTCAGGCAATCGTACATCTTCATTCCACTTATTTAACGGCGCTTTCTTGTTTGGAAAACCTTGATCCGCAAAACGCCATTAAAGCCTTTACCCCTTATTACGTGATGCGGGTTGGTGCTTTACAGGTTATCCCCTATTACCGGCCGGGTTCACCAAGTATTGCAGAGGAGTTGGAGGCTCGCGCTTTATCCGGTAAGGCTTTTTTGCTTGCCAATCACGGTGTTGTCGTTACCGGTAAGGATTTACTTGATGCGGCGGACAACGCAGAAGAATTGGAAGAAACGGCAAAACTGTTCTTCCTATTACAAGGAAAACCGATTCGTTATCTGACCGATGACGAAGTCAATGAATTAAAAAACAGAGGGAAATAA
- the otnI gene encoding 2-oxo-tetronate isomerase — translation MPKFAANLTMMFNEVPFIERFEAAAKAGFKYVEFLWPYDYPVETIKQELDKHGLQVVLFNTPAGDISQGEWGVSAIPGREVQSHQHIDMALEYAIGLGCPNVHIMAAVVPEGADKAEYQETFINNIRYASEKFKPHGIHILLEALSPEVKPNYLLKSQYDTLAIVERVACDNVFVQLDYFHAQNVDGNLSRLTDKLKGKFAHVQIASVPERHEPDEGEINYEYIFNKLDEIGYQGFVGCEYKPRGETTSGLTWFERYK, via the coding sequence ATGCCAAAATTTGCTGCGAATTTAACCATGATGTTTAACGAAGTACCATTTATCGAGCGTTTTGAAGCGGCGGCAAAAGCCGGCTTTAAATATGTTGAGTTTCTCTGGCCTTACGATTATCCCGTAGAAACCATTAAGCAAGAACTGGATAAACACGGTTTACAAGTAGTGCTATTTAATACACCTGCGGGAGATATTTCTCAAGGTGAATGGGGTGTTTCGGCGATTCCGGGACGTGAAGTGCAAAGCCATCAACATATTGATATGGCGTTGGAATATGCGATCGGATTAGGTTGCCCAAATGTACATATTATGGCGGCTGTCGTTCCTGAAGGGGCTGATAAAGCGGAGTATCAAGAAACCTTTATCAACAATATTCGTTATGCTTCAGAAAAATTTAAACCTCACGGTATTCACATTTTGTTAGAAGCATTAAGCCCGGAAGTGAAACCGAATTACTTATTAAAAAGCCAGTACGATACCTTAGCTATCGTAGAACGCGTGGCTTGCGATAATGTGTTTGTTCAGTTGGATTATTTCCACGCTCAGAATGTAGATGGCAACTTATCCCGTTTAACCGATAAATTAAAGGGGAAATTTGCCCACGTACAAATCGCCTCTGTGCCGGAACGTCATGAACCGGATGAAGGCGAAATAAACTACGAATACATTTTTAATAAACTTGATGAAATAGGTTATCAAGGGTTTGTAGGCTGTGAATACAAACCGAGAGGAGAAACCACAAGCGGTTTGACGTGGTTTGAACGTTATAAATAA
- a CDS encoding gluconate:H+ symporter: MSNEVLILIGIASVAALLTIMIKGKVHPFIALGLVSIAVALSSGIPMNKVIPTLVSGMGGTLGSVALIVGLGAMLGKIIEKSNGADVLAAWLLDKFGEKRAAFALGATGFIFGIPVFVDVGFIVLLPIIFSVARRLGGNMLVYALPIGLSMLMVHVMLPPHPGVVAGAQALNADIGFVLGVGLCAALPAYLIGQLFIPFFTKRTFIPVPTSTDLIEYQKQLAHDASGLPKFGTVLSMIVFPLVLIMLGTITAVMLPKENLIREIFSMVGSSPFALLLAVCVSSYVLGLRRGWNKEKLEEILNSSLAPIAGIILITGAGGMFGKVLDASGVGKALAEVLSGTGLHILALGFVLAALLRAAQGSATVAIITSATILSPIITTGGYSGVQIALITAAMGAGSMTLSHVNDSLFWVWTKFFGISVSDGLKTWSILTTIYGTIAFSIISLMWLFV, encoded by the coding sequence ATGTCTAATGAAGTGCTGATTTTGATTGGTATAGCAAGTGTTGCGGCATTATTAACGATAATGATTAAAGGGAAGGTTCATCCTTTCATTGCACTCGGGCTCGTAAGTATTGCTGTTGCATTGAGTTCCGGTATTCCGATGAACAAAGTTATTCCAACATTAGTGAGTGGAATGGGAGGAACATTGGGAAGCGTTGCTTTAATTGTGGGATTAGGTGCGATGCTCGGAAAAATTATTGAAAAATCAAATGGTGCAGATGTATTGGCCGCTTGGTTATTAGACAAATTCGGTGAAAAACGCGCGGCTTTTGCCCTTGGTGCGACAGGATTTATCTTCGGTATTCCCGTATTTGTTGATGTAGGCTTCATTGTTTTATTACCGATTATTTTCAGTGTGGCTCGCAGATTAGGTGGCAATATGCTTGTTTATGCATTGCCTATCGGTCTTTCAATGTTGATGGTGCATGTAATGTTACCTCCACATCCAGGGGTTGTCGCCGGTGCACAAGCACTAAACGCTGATATTGGATTTGTTCTTGGTGTTGGGTTATGTGCGGCATTACCAGCCTACTTAATTGGTCAATTATTCATTCCGTTTTTTACAAAGCGAACATTTATTCCTGTACCAACTTCAACGGATTTGATCGAATATCAAAAACAGTTGGCTCACGATGCTTCCGGATTGCCTAAATTTGGCACGGTGTTAAGTATGATTGTGTTCCCATTGGTATTGATTATGTTAGGGACAATCACTGCAGTGATGTTACCTAAAGAGAATCTCATTCGTGAAATTTTCAGTATGGTAGGTAGTTCCCCATTTGCACTGTTACTTGCGGTTTGTGTTTCTTCTTATGTGTTGGGTTTACGCCGTGGATGGAATAAGGAGAAATTAGAAGAAATCCTTAATTCTTCTTTAGCCCCTATCGCCGGTATTATTTTAATCACTGGTGCAGGCGGTATGTTCGGCAAAGTTTTAGATGCTAGTGGGGTAGGTAAAGCGTTAGCAGAGGTTTTATCAGGTACGGGTCTACATATTCTTGCATTAGGCTTTGTTCTTGCCGCGTTATTGCGAGCTGCACAAGGATCTGCAACCGTAGCGATCATTACCAGTGCAACAATTTTATCACCGATTATTACTACCGGCGGATACAGTGGAGTTCAAATTGCCCTTATTACTGCCGCGATGGGGGCGGGATCGATGACATTGTCTCACGTGAACGACAGTTTATTTTGGGTTTGGACGAAATTCTTTGGTATTTCGGTATCTGATGGATTAAAAACTTGGAGCATTCTTACGACGATCTATGGAACGATTGCATTCTCAATTATTAGTTTAATGTGGTTATTTGTTTAA